The genomic interval ATATGtttcatttctagaaattctatcaaatttctttaaaatcttcttGCTCTTTTTAGCTAGAATTTTACTTTTCACATTATGGATTTGTTGTGTTATAAACATTTCAAACATACTCACTGTGTATTCTTGATTGAATAATTCCAGTATCCTGCGCCCCTCAGCTTCCAGGTCTGCCCTTGTTCACGATGCTCGTTTCCATGCGTCTTGTAACTTTTGACTGCATCATGCTGGAAAGCCCGAGGTCTTTTATCTGAAGCCTGGGAAGCCTTGGTTGGGGGCAAGACCTCCAGATAAGATTATATTGGCTTATACCAGGTACCAGGCAACAACCAACCTGGGGCCATGGTGATGTAATTCCTCCACATGGGGTTCTCCAGACCCTACAGGGGGATGGCCTGAAATTGTAAAGCTCAGTGGAAACGCCTTCCTgtcagagcccaggcaggatccAGCGTTTCCCTTCTGTGGCTGGATTGTCGGAGAACCCGCGTTCTCGCTGGGTGCAGCCCTTTGAGGATCCGGATGCCACAGAGGCCTCTGGCTGTACGGCCCGCGTCCCGGCCTCCTGTTCCTGAGGACCTTTAAAACCTGAGGCTTCAGCCTTCCAGGATCAGCAAATTCCTCGGGAAGCGTCAGCTCAGCCGCTGCACTGAGGACCCCCCTTTATCTTTCACCCCTGGTGGTTTCCTTGTCTTTTTGGTAACGTCAGGAATGCACCTGAGAAGCTATTTAAGTTTTACCCGGATTTACGTGGGAGGAGTTTTCAAGGGTCTCTCGGTCCGTCTGCGCTGCTACTGAGGAGCTGCCACCGTGAAGGCAGCTGCCGTGGCCGATCCTCCAAGATCCCCTTGGGTGTCCTTGTTCCCCTCCCCAGCTGCTGCAGACGCTCACCTGTGTCCGCCTCCAGAACTCTGCCCTTGGCTGACAAGAGCTGCTCATTCGGAGATGCCTGAGGACCACGTGCCACCCCACAGGCAGCTCAGACCCATGTGTGGGCAGGAGTCAGAGCCTCTGAGCTGTGCCCCTGTCTCTCAGATGTCCGTGGGGCAGGGCTACGGCTCCAGCCCCCTTTGCCAGCTCCTCGCCCTCCCCACTTGTTGCACCCCTTTCCTGAGAATTCTCCAGAAACCATGTGTAGCTGAGGCACCGCCCTGGGGAGCCTGCCTGGGACAGGGGGTGCAGACGTGGTCCTGGCGCACAGATGCCACAGTTGGTCAGAACACCACCGACTGCCTGGTGATGCTGTCAGCCTGGCATCCACGGCAGTGCAGCCGCTGGAGCTCCCACCTGTTGAGACGTGCTGGCAGCGGGAGGGAAGGTGGGGGCAGCGGCCAGAAGACCCTGACCATGGGGGCCCATGAAGCTGGCTCATGGAGCGCCGCAGTCTGACAGGAGACGCAGATGGGCAGCCTGCGAGGCGGCCGCTCACTACACTGGTTCTCACACTCAGGCACATGGCAGCCCCTGGAGGGCTCCTTAAAGCACAGCTGGCTGAGCCCCAGGCCCAGGATTTCTGACTCAGTTGGTCGGTGCGGTGGCCAAGGCTCTGCCCCTTACAAGCTCCCAGGTGGTCCCGAGGCACACTCAGAGGACACTGGCTTAGCACACGGCACCCACAAATTTTAAAACGAGTGAGCGAGTCCGGGCCCACTGCTCTGATGGAAAACACAACCGCTTGCTTTGTTTCCTTATGTCAGCCAGTTCTCAGAGCCAGAGCCCACAAATGGAAAGAGCGGCCAGGTCCCCTTGTGAAAGGCCTCACGCCTCCAAGTATGGACAGCAGTGACCCCCCAGTCCCTCCAGGGACCCAAAGATGCTTATCTGGACAACTGTGCCCTGGGGAGAGGAAGACGCCCAGATCAGGGTCTGAGTGGACGCTGACGCCTGGGGCGCAAAGCACCCTCAGAGGCTCCCATCTGGGTAGGGAATATGGGGTCAGGAAGGACCTGGAGTCCCGGCCCAGGCCTCAGCCCATCATTTCCCAGCCCAGGAACGTGCAATTGGAACTGGCATGCTCAACAGCAAATCCTCACATGGGCTCTTTGGCCCATGGAGTAAAAATCACTGTAGTAGGAAAGACCAAATGGAAGCCTTAGAAACTACCCCCAGCTCCAgccaaggaaataaaacaatacatCATCCTGGTCAAAACGGCGGCGTCAGTAACACCACAGATGCCTAAAGGGTGCATGGGTGATGGTCACCATCTTCCCACTTAATTTGCTGGTCAGGTCCCTACAAGAGCTGGGTAGACTGTGGTGGACGGCGGCTGAGCCGCAGCATCCCCCCGCAGTGCCAACTCCAGCTGCTGTGCTGTCTGTGGTCTTTCCTGGAGCAGACTCACAGCCTCAGACGGTGTCCTGTGGCTCCTGGCTGGGCAAAGGGCTCTCCACTGCACCGGGAAGAGGTCAGGGGCAGTTCCCATTCACACGGGGTGGACAGCAGCACACAGacatgcagacacacagacaACTGACCAAAGCGCAAACACACAAGTCCGCTCACTGACAGCATCGCATCCACCAGGCCTGGCAAGCAGGAAGTGGCGGGCGTTCTGAGCGTTCTGCTAGGACACGGGCACTCCAGGGCAGGAGAGAGGCTGAGCCAAGATTCAGGGACTGGTCACGCCATGAAGGTTTTAGGAGTCCAGAGATCTGGGCATGTTAGGACGTCCTGTCCAAGGTCAAGATCAAATTTTGAGCCTTGCATTTCCTAACACCAGGAAAGAAGCTGGCAGATGGCAGGCCTCTGGGTTCTGGACACAGCACCGATGTGCCAGACCCGGCACGATACCAGACACGGCAGGATGATGCCAGCCCCAGCACGATACCAGGCCCGGCACGATACCACACACAGATCTTTTTATCAGTTGGCACAGAGGCTTGTCGTTTTGAGTGGGGCCCAGGAAAAGGAAGGGTAGCAcagctggtgaggctgtggaacAAAGTCCTGCCACTCAGGCCCTGTGAGCTAACAGAGCTCTTGTACCAGGAGCACCTGCCGCAGGTGGGGAAGGATGCATCAAGGGGTCTCCGGCAAGGCCCAAAAGAGCTGCAGCACCAGCCCTAAGTTTTGAAGCAAGGAGGTCCCGACTGCAACAGAGAACTGCGGACTGTTCAGAGAAGTTCCTGGGGATGGTGTAGCCACAGCTCCCACCAGGAGCCAGTGCCACAAGACCCACCCAGGCTAAGGTCAGCGGCACAGTGAGGATCCAGGGTAAGGGGCAGTGCACTGCCGGGCACCAGCCATGAGAGCCAGAGGGCTGCACGGGCAGGTGGCGCAGCTTCCAGCTTGCCCGCCAGTCAGGCCACAGCCTCAGAGGGTCCCTGTGACTGGGTGGGGGCCAAGCCCGGCCTGCTTCATGGCGGTTGGGTTCATGGTAGTCGGACCACTCCACTTGGGCTGGCCCTGGAGTCAGGGGTCGGGGCGATCCCTGGCCTCTCATGAGGAGAGGAGAGCAGCTCATGGTAAGGACACACGTGGACAGGGCTGGGTAAGGGCTCGGCTGGCCGGTCAGGGCCTGAGAAGGGCAACGCTGGAAGACAGGCTGGGGAATGGAACTGCCGGGTGGACACCAGTGTGGGGACTTGTGGGTGTTCACCAGGGGCACCGGCTGCAGAGCGGGCACCAGGCCACCCACAAGCCAATGACGCGGCCAGTGACGCAGCGTCTGGTGCTCCCACACGGCTCCCGCCCGGAGCGATGGAGGACCAGATGAAGCTAGGAGCCCCACGACAAGCCCAGCTCCTGTCGGCAGCAGCACATCCCATCCTCTGGCAATAAAGACCACCAGGCGCCCTGGACACAAAACCAGCCAGAGACCAACCGGTCACTTGGAGGTAAACTCAGCCCTGGAGGCCCCTTCCCCTTGGAAAGACAACAGCTGGTTGTCTTTCCAGGCACGGACCCACCTTTCCAGCCCAGGATGCCTCCGTGTCTGCCCTGGGAGACGGGCTCCTGTGAAACGGCCCCCAGGGCCTCTGATTGCTTCCGGCAAGGGGGTGCAGAGGGAGCAGGAACACGGGCGCCGCAGAGCCTAGAGTGTCGGCGAGCTTCTTGGAAAGAGTTGGTGTCACCGTCCTGACACCAACCCTCTGGGACTGTGGTGATCCCGTCCTCCAGGATGTGGTCTTCGGCCTAAATCAATGGCCCCACAGAGGACTGCACGGGTCTGGGGACCAAGGGGTAGAGGCAGGAGTGGCCGCCCACTCACCAGCTCCCAGTGACCCACTGACAACCTGTGCTTCCTTTCCCTGCAACTCTTAAGCTGTGAGGGCTCAGAGGTCCTAAAACCCAGCCACCTGGGACAGAGTGAGGTGCTGCCCCGCTCAGTGGCTGTGGGTCACCTGGCCGGGGCCACTCCTGTTCCAGCGGACCAGCCGGCAGAGCACCCTCCACCCGGCCGGGGCCGCTCCTGTTCCAGCGGACCAGCCGGCAGAGCACCCTCTaccaggctggggcagggagggtAAAGCCCAGCAAGAGCGAGAAGACTAGAACTTGGACCCCAGGGTGAGGGCCTGGGTCCCACTGGCAGGAGAGgcgaaggccaggcacagtggctcacgcctgtaatcccagaactttgggaggccaaggcagggaggatcacttgaggccaggagtttgagaccagcctggccaacacggtgaaaccccatctctactaaaaatatgaaaattagctgggtgcacacctgtagtcccagctactcgggaggctgaggcagtagaatcatttgaacatgggaggtggagactgcagtgagccgagatcatgacactgcactccagcctgggtgacagagcaagactctgcctcaaaaaaaaaaaaaaaaaaaagagtatcggCTGAGCCGGGGCCAACGGCTACTGCAGGCTGGGGTGGCCCCACTTCCCTCCTCCCCTAAGTCTTCCCAGAAACTGCCACCAATCGGAAGCCTGGAGAAGCCCATCCAGATGGAATCCCCCGAGTGTGATGGGCATGGGGCCGAGACATGGCAGACTGTGGTGGAGGCCCTCATACTAGGCCCACTGCCTGTGGCCCCTTCTCTGGAGGGCTGCCCGGCCAGCAGGAACCAACTGACCCGGGGCCATGTGGCACCCTCCCCGGAGGCCAGGGGGTCACAGCCAGTGACTGATATGGGAGCATACCACACCCCGCCTCAGATAAGGGAACGTGAGCCCCTTACAGTGCAAAGGGTGGGGCTGGGAGACTGGTCAGCACCTGACCAGCAGCAGGTCCCAGGGGGCCCGGCCTCGGTGTGGCCACCACCCTGCCCCACACTGAATCCCTCTGCCCAGGGTCTCTCAGCTGCCCTCCTGCGAGCACCTGGTCTCTGTTGCACACAGACGTACGTCCCTGACTGGCCATAGTGGCTGAGCTCagagcctggagcctggggctgCAATGTCCACCCTGTCCCTGACACACACCTGACCCCAAGACACAAGGCCGGAGGCACGGGAAGGTTGGAATTGCTTTTATTGGGGGCGGATACCGCAAGGCCCCGCCCACGGTCAGGTTAGTGTTCTGCCCTTGCAGAGGCGCCAGCAGCCTGACACCTCCACCTGCCACCCGCCCGGGGTTAGTGGAACATGCAAAGCTCGGAgggtggaggcaggggtggtcgcTGCTGAGGCCAGGGCTGGGTGGAACAGGAGggtcagcacagagcctggccgGTGTCCCTGGGCCCAAAGGGGGCTGGGGCTCCAtgggagagagacaggcaggcagCACCCCAGGGTGGGGCTCCACAAGCTGGAGGGGCCCCTGGACCCACCAGGAGGACAGGTCTGCAGTTCCCAGCCATGCCGGCTGGAACGTCCGCCTCCCCACTGGGTCTGGGTCCTCGGGGCCTGGGGTTAGAGGCCGACATGGAAGGCACTTACTAGGGGAACAGAGGCTGGAGGCTGACGCCGGAGGCCAGGGGTCTCAGGAGTGAGTGTGGGGGGTGAGCTGGAAAGCACAGATCAGACAGCACTGTGGGGGCTGGGCCCGAGGGCCTCGTCTTCCCATGGGGAAGGGGCTTCTCTGGGTAGACTGGGATAGAGGCTGACTGGGGCCCCCCGTCCCCAGCAAGGCCCACCGTGCAGGCCAGTGCTAGAAACACCAGGGCCCTCTACAGACAGGGTTGGGCCCAGCTGCCCTGTGCAGCTAGGACTGGCAGGCGGGCTACCCTGGGAAGACAGGAGGGTGGGCTGGGGCCCAGCTTGGGACCCTCCAAGGCACCTGGCTGTGTGAGTGGCAGGTAGAAGGGAGTGAGGAGACCCGAGGGGGTGAGGCGGCCAGCAGGGCTGGGCCAGCCCTGTCCCCCAAGATACAGGCTGTCTGGACAGcagatatatattaatatattagtcTGGTCTTTTTGGTTAAACTTTAGGCACCACTTGGGAGGAAGACACCTTTAAGCATTGAAAACGGCCCCCGCGCCTCGGTGGGAGCCGGGCTGGGCCGCATGCAGAGCGGGGTGGGCGCAGGCAGCCTCAGGCCACGGCAGACTCAGGGCCCCCCAGGGAGGCCGAGGACCCCGAGGCGTAGCGGCGGCCGTAGCCCGAGGAGGAGTAGGAGGATGAAGAGAAGGTCATGGAGAAGCCGGAGCCGGTGGCGTCAAAGCTGCCGCGGCGGGAGCCGGCCCGGGAGCCAGTGCGCGAGCCGGTGCGGGAGCCGGCGGTAGAGCCGGAGCCGCTGACGCTGTAGGGGCTGTAGTAGCCCTTGGTGGACTGCGCGGCAGCCTCCAGCAGCCGCAGCCCCGTGCCCTCCTCCACCATGCTGCGGTCCAGCGCGTCCTTATAGGAGATCTTGAGCTTGGTCTTAGGGCAGGTGAGGTACTTGGAGTAGGCGCCCACGTCACGCAGCTTCTGTGCGGTGCGGGCGTCCACCGTGCCGCGCTGCAGGGCCTCGTCCAGGGGCACGCGGCCCGGCGTGTCGGGCTCGATCAGGCCGCCGGTCAGGTACTGCACCTCCAGGAAGCGCTGGCCGGCCTCGTAGTAGAGCCAGCCCTTCTTCAGGGCCTGGGCGGCCGACATCTTGGTCTTGGTACGTGGGTCCTCGAAGCCGCAGAAGGCCTTCTGGGCCAGGTTGATGCGGTCCACCATGATCTTGTCCACCAGGCCCTTGTTGACGGCGTCGGTGACAGGGAAGCGCTCACCGGTGCTGGGGTCGATGATGCCCCCGGTGCAGGCCTGCGCCTCCAGCAGCCGCTGCCCCGTGATGTTATCCACCAGGTTGCGGTGCATGGCCTCGGTGATGGACACCTTCTCCAGCGTCTCCGTGTCCAGGATGCCAGCCACGGGGCCTGTCTCCTCAGTGGGGTCCGACCAGGAGGCCAGCTGGGTCCTGGAGACGGCAGGGCTGATGGGGTAGGAGGAGGAGGATCCCACCGAGGAGGAACGGGAGCGGAAGCCACCGGCGTTGCCCGAGAGCATGTCGGCGAACTCGGTGATGGAGAGCGTGCCGGCGCGGTACTGGTCCAGTGCCGAGCGGTCGATGAGGTTCTTGGCGATGGCGTCATCGATGTCGTACTGGCGCCCGGAGCGGCGGTCGATGATCATGGACTTGACCACGCCGTCCGAGGAGGAGATGGTGATCTCCTCCCACTCGCACTCCTGCTCGGACAGCTCCAGGTACGTCTGGTGGTCAATGAGGCCCTTGCGGTAGGCCTCGTACACTGACATCTCCTTGCCCGTCTCGGGGTCCACGATGACCACTCGGCGCTTGCGCACAGAGGACTTGGAGGACGTCTTCCGCTCCCGCTTCTTCTCCTTCAGCGGCAGGAGACACAGGCCCGTCTGGGGGTCGGTGATACAACGCTCCATCAGCTGCAGGTAGGTGAGGTTCTCCTCCGTGTTAGGGTCAAAGAAGCCCTTGGTGTCGTCCGAGGGGTCGGTCAGGATCTCGTTCATCTCCTCATCGAACAGGCCGCGCTTGTAGGCCACCTCCACGGGCAGCCGGTGGCTCTCCTCAGGGTCGATGATGCCGCCCGTGGCGATCTGGGCCTCCAGCAGACGGATGCCGTGGTCCTTCAGGATCAGGCCCTTCTTCATGGCCTGGAAGAGGGAGATGAGCTTCCCAGAGTAGGGGTCCTTGTACCCAGTGACGGCGCGCTCGGCCGACAGCAGCTTGTCCTTGAACTCGGGGCCCACGATGCCCATACGCACAGCCTCCTCCACCGTCAGCTTCAGTCCCTTGATGGGGTCGATGACGTAACCGGTGGCCGCCTGTGCCTCCAGGAGCTCAAAGGCCGTGCCGGGGCGGATGATGCCCTTCTTCATGGCCTGGTACACCGAGAGCCGTTCCTTGGTGGCATCTACGAAGACACCAGCGATGCAGCTGGTGCCTTCCAGGAACTTCTGCAAGTTCTTGGTGACCTCCTCGATGGAGGTCAGGCCCTCCCGCAGCTGCAGCGCCGTGGCCTCGTCCATGACCTGCGAGCGCACCAGCTCCTCCACGGTGATCTGCTTCCGCAGGCCGCGGAAGGTCAGCTTGCGGGCGTCCGACAGCGGCAGGAGCAGCTGGCCGGTACCGTCGTCACGACGGCACCGCCTGAGCAGCTGCGTGTAGCTGAGGCGCTCGTCGGTGGACGGGTCCACGTAGCTGCGCACCTCGCTGGGCTCTGACAGCTGGTCGTGCGTGTCCTTGTTGAGGTAGCCGCGCTGGTAAGCCACCTCCAGGGGAAGGTGGAAGCCCAGGCGGGGGTCCACGATGCCGCCGGTGGCCAGCTGGGCATCCAGCAGCCGCAGGGCCTCCTCAGTAGGGATCAGCTCCTTCTTCATGGCCTGGAAGAGCGAGATGGTCTGCTCGGTGTAGGGGTCGCGGTAGCCGGTGACCGCCCGCTCAGCCGAGAGCAAGCGGTCGTGCAGCTCGGGCCCCACCAGGCCCTTCCGCACAGCCTCATCCACAGTCAGCCGCTCCCCCTTCACCGGGTCCAGCAGGAAGCCTGTGGCTGCCTGTGCCTCCAGCAGCAGGCGGGCCACCTCGGCACTCAGCAGCCCTTTCTTGAGGGCCTGGTAGATGCTCAGTGTCTGCCTGGAACCGGGCAGGTAGACACCGGCCACGGAGCCCGTGCCATAGAGGTAGCGCCAGGCGGACTCCGCCTCGAGAGCCTCACGGAGGCTCCTGGAGCCCTCCCGGAGCAGGTTGTAGGTCTCGAGAGAGATGATCCGAGCCTCGAACAGGTCCTCAGCCGTGAGGCGGCGGCGCACGTAGTCGTAGGAGGCCAGACCCTGCTGGCGGATGATCTCTGTCTTCTCAATGAtctcgatgatgatgatgatcatgcGTTCCTTGGTCACCCGGCCGGCCTGGAAGTCAGCCATCAGCTGGGCCCGCTGCTCCTCGGGGATCAGGTCCGACTGCATCACCTCCCACAGGGACATGGTGGAGCCGCCGTGGCTGCCGCCGCCGGGAATGTCAATCTGTGTCTCTTCAAATGCCCTTCTTGTCTCCTCCTCAGTGTACACCTGCGTGGTCtccaccacctcagccttctcCGCCCCTTTCAGTGGCAGAAGGCGCAGGCCCGTCTCGGGGTCCTCCACGCACCGCTCCAGCAGCTGCCTGTACGTGAGGTTCTCATGCGTGTTGGGGTCGAAGAAGCCCTTGGTGTCGTCGCTGGGGTCCGCCAGGACGCGGTTCATCTCCTCATTGAAGTAGCCGCGCTGGTAGGCCACGTCCACGGGCACACGGTGGCTGTGCACGGGGTCGATGATGCCACCCGTGGCGATCTGGGCCTCCAGCAGGCGGATGCCGTGCTGCCGGAGAACCAGGCCCTTCTGCATGGCCTGGAAAAGGGAGATGGTGCTGCCCGAGTAGGGGTCTCTGTAGCCAGTGACGGCCTTCTCGGCAGACAGCAGCTGCTCGTGAAGCTCGGGGCCCACCACGCCCGCCTTCACCGCCTCGTGGACGTATAGGCGCTGGTTCCGCACGGGGTCTACCAGGAAGCCAGTGGCCGCCTGCGCCTCCAGCAGGAGCGCAGCCGTGCTGGCTCTCAGCAGACCCCGGCGCATGGCTTCATAGATGGACACCTTCTCCTTGGTGTCCTCCAGGTAGATGCCGGCGAGGCAGCCACTGCCCTGCAGCAGCGTCCGCACGGAGCCCAGCTCCGAAAGGTCCTTGACCGTCGTCTTGCCGTCCTTGAGCTGCTCAAACTGGGCTCTGCTGAGGACCCCGGAAGCCAGGAGCTCGCTGGCTGGCACAGGGGCACGGAGGCCGCTGAAGGACAGCCTCTCCTGCCGCAGGGTCTCCACCTCCTCCACGATGGTAATGAGGATCTTGATGACCTTCTCCACGGTGACCTTGCCCGTGCGGAACTGACGCAACAGCTCCTGCCGCTGCTCCGCAGTGAAGTACTCAGAGCTGATGAGCTCCCACACCGTCACCGTCCTGCCCTTGAAGCCGCCCACGGGGACCTCAACCGGGGTCTTCTCAAAGGTCTCACGGGCCTGCAGCTCTGAGTAGAGCTCCTCCTGCCGGATCCGAGCAGCTTTCTCTGAGAGTGGCAGCAGGCTCAGCCCGGTCAGCTGGTCGGGCCGGCACCGCTGCTGGAGCTCGCTGTATGTGACCGGCTCCCCTGTGCTAGGGTCACTGTAGGCCTTGGCGTCGGCCCTTGGTGCCGACAGGGCCCTGCTGGTCTCCTCATCCAGGCAGCCTCGGGCGCAGGCGACATCCAGAGGCACGCGGTGGCTCTTGCTGGGGTCCACGACGCCGCCCGTGGACAGCTGGGCGTCCAACAGGCGCAGGCCCTGCTCCCGGGGAATGAGGCCCTTCTTCAGGGCCTGGAACAGGGAGACACTCTGCCCTGTGTAGGGGTCCCTGTACCCTGTCACAGCCTTCTCGGCTGACAGCAGCTTCTCATGAAACTCGGGGCCCACCAGGCCAGCACGCACTGCCTCGTCCACGGTCAGCCGGGCGCTGGTGGCGGGGTCGATGATGTGCCCGGTGCCGGCCTGGGCTTCCAACAGGGCCACAGCCATGTCTGATGGCAGCAGGTCTTTCTTCAGGGCATTGTAGATACTCAGCTTCTGCCCCGCCTCCTCCAGCCATACACCCGCGATGACGTTGGCACCCCGGAGAGCCCGCCGCACAGTGTCCACCTCGGCCACCTCTCGCACAGAGCGCTCACCTCGCTGCAGCTGCTGGTAGAGCTCGCGGTCGATGACCCCGCTCTCCAGCAGCTCGGCGGCTGGCACCAGGCTGCGCAGGCCCTCGAAGCAAAGCCGGCCCTTCTGCTCCTGCTCCTCCACCACCGTGATGATGATCTTGATGATCTTCTCCACTGTGATGCGGCCCGTGCGAAACTGCCGCAGCAGGTCCCGCCGCTGCTCTGCCGTGAAGTATTCCGAGTTGATGATCTCCCAAATGGTCACCGTCTTGCCCTGGAACTTGCCGAACGGCGCGGACACGGTGGCCTTCTCAAAGACGTCCCGGGCCTCGGAGTCAGTGTAGACCAGCTCCCCGCCCTTGGCAGCCTTATCCGTGAGTGGCAGAAGGCGCAGGCCCGTCTCGGGGTCCTCCACGCAGCGCTCCAGTAGCTGCAGGTACGTGAGGTTCTCTTGCGTGTTGGGGTCGAAGAAGCCCTTGGTGTCGTCGCTGGGGTCCGCCAGGACGCGGTTCATCTCCTCGTCAAAGTAGCCGCGCCGGTAGGCCACGTCCACGGGCACGCGGTGGCTGTGCACGGGGTCGACGACGCCGC from Gorilla gorilla gorilla isolate KB3781 chromosome 7, NHGRI_mGorGor1-v2.1_pri, whole genome shotgun sequence carries:
- the PLEC gene encoding plectin isoform X34; this translates as MSGEDAEVRAVAEDVSNGSSGSPSPGDTLPWNLGKTQRSRRSGGGAGSNGSVLDPAERAVIRIADERDRVQKKTFTKWVNKHLIKAQRHISDLYEDLRDGHNLISLLEVLSGDSLPREKGRMRFHKLQNVQIALDYLRHRQVKLVNIRNDDIADGNPKLTLGLIWTIILHFQISDIQVSGQSEDMTAKEKLLLWSQRMVEGYQGLRCDNFTSSWRDGRLFNAIIHRHKPMLIDMNKVYRQTNLENLDQAFSVAERDLGVTRLLDPEDVDVPQPDEKSIITYVSSLYDAMPRVPDVQDGVRANELQLRWQEYRELVLLLLQWMRHHTAAFEERRFPSSFEEIEILWSQFLKFKEMELPAKEADKNRSKGIYQSLEGAVQAGQLKVPPGYHPLDVEKEWGKLHVAILEREKQLRSEFERLECLQRIVTKLQMEAGLCEEQLNQADALLQSDVRLLAAGKVPQRAGEVERDLDKADSMIRLLFNDVQTLKDGRHPQGEQMYRRVYRLHERLVAIRTEYNLRLKAGVAAPATQVTQVTLQSVQRRPELEDSTLRYLQDLLAWVEENQHRVDGAEWGVDLPSVEAQLGSHRGLHQSIEEFRAKIERARSDEGQLSPATRGAYRDCLGRLDLQYAKLLNSSKARLRSLESLHSFVAAATKELMWLNEKEEEEVGFDWSDRNTNMTAKKESYSALMRELELKEKKIKELQNAGDRLLREDHPARPTVESFQAALQTQWSWMLQLCCCIEAHLKENAAYFQFFSDVREAEGQVQKLQEALRRKYSCDRSATVTRLEDLLQDAQDEKEQLNEYKGHLSGLAKRAKAIVQLKPRHPAHPMRGRLPLLAVCDYKQVEVTVHKGDECQLVGPAQPSHWKVLSSSGSEAAMPSVCFLVPPPNQEAQEAVTRLEAQHQALVTLWHQLHVDMKSLLAWQSLRRDVQLIRSWSLATFRTLKPEEQRQALHSLELHYQAFLRDSQDAGGFGPEDRLMAEREYGSCSHHYQQLLQSLEQGAQEESRCQRCISELKDIRLQLEACETRTVHRLRLPLDKEPARECAQRITEQQKAQAEVEGLGKGVARLSAEAEKVLALPEPSPAAPTLRSELELTLGKLEQVRSLSAIYLEKLKTISLVIRSTQGAEEVLRAHEEQLKEAQAVPATLPELEATKASLKKLRAQAEAQQPMFDALRDELRGAQEVGERLQQRHGERDVEVERWRERVAQLLERWQAVLAQTDVRQRELEQLGRQLRYYRESADPLGAWLQDARRRQEQIQAMPLADSQAVREQLRQEQALLEEIERHGEKVEECQRFAKQYINAIKDYELQLVTYKAQLEPVASPAKKPKVQSGSESVIQEYVDLRTRYSELTTLTSQYIKFISETLRRMEEEEMQTVQQEQLLQETQALQQSFLSEKDSLLQRERFIEQEKAKLEQLFQDEVAKAQQLREEQQRQQQQMEQERQRLVASMEEARRRQHEAEEGVRRKQEELQQLEQQRRQQEELLAEENQRLREQLQRLEEQHRAALAHSEEVTASQVAATKTLPNGRDALDGPAAEAEPEHSFDGLRRKVPAQRLQEAGILSAEELQRLAQGHTTVDELARREDVRHYLQGRSSIAGLLLKPTNEKLSVYAALQRQLLSPGTALILLEAQAASGFLLDPVRNRRLTVNEAVKEGVVGPELHHKLLSAERAVTGYKDPYTGQQISLFQAMQKGLIVREHGIRLLEAQIATGGVVDPVHSHRVPVDVAYRRGYFDEEMNRVLADPSDDTKGFFDPNTQENLTYLQLLERCVEDPETGLRLLPLTDKAAKGGELVYTDSEARDVFEKATVSAPFGKFQGKTVTIWEIINSEYFTAEQRRDLLRQFRTGRITVEKIIKIIITVVEEQEQKGRLCFEGLRSLVPAAELLESGVIDRELYQQLQRGERSVREVAEVDTVRRALRGANVIAGVWLEEAGQKLSIYNALKKDLLPSDMAVALLEAQAGTGHIIDPATSARLTVDEAVRAGLVGPEFHEKLLSAEKAVTGYRDPYTGQSVSLFQALKKGLIPREQGLRLLDAQLSTGGVVDPSKSHRVPLDVACARGCLDEETSRALSAPRADAKAYSDPSTGEPVTYSELQQRCRPDQLTGLSLLPLSEKAARIRQEELYSELQARETFEKTPVEVPVGGFKGRTVTVWELISSEYFTAEQRQELLRQFRTGKVTVEKVIKILITIVEEVETLRQERLSFSGLRAPVPASELLASGVLSRAQFEQLKDGKTTVKDLSELGSVRTLLQGSGCLAGIYLEDTKEKVSIYEAMRRGLLRASTAALLLEAQAATGFLVDPVRNQRLYVHEAVKAGVVGPELHEQLLSAEKAVTGYRDPYSGSTISLFQAMQKGLVLRQHGIRLLEAQIATGGIIDPVHSHRVPVDVAYQRGYFNEEMNRVLADPSDDTKGFFDPNTHENLTYRQLLERCVEDPETGLRLLPLKGAEKAEVVETTQVYTEEETRRAFEETQIDIPGGGSHGGSTMSLWEVMQSDLIPEEQRAQLMADFQAGRVTKERMIIIIIEIIEKTEIIRQQGLASYDYVRRRLTAEDLFEARIISLETYNLLREGSRSLREALEAESAWRYLYGTGSVAGVYLPGSRQTLSIYQALKKGLLSAEVARLLLEAQAATGFLLDPVKGERLTVDEAVRKGLVGPELHDRLLSAERAVTGYRDPYTEQTISLFQAMKKELIPTEEALRLLDAQLATGGIVDPRLGFHLPLEVAYQRGYLNKDTHDQLSEPSEVRSYVDPSTDERLSYTQLLRRCRRDDGTGQLLLPLSDARKLTFRGLRKQITVEELVRSQVMDEATALQLREGLTSIEEVTKNLQKFLEGTSCIAGVFVDATKERLSVYQAMKKGIIRPGTAFELLEAQAATGYVIDPIKGLKLTVEEAVRMGIVGPEFKDKLLSAERAVTGYKDPYSGKLISLFQAMKKGLILKDHGIRLLEAQIATGGIIDPEESHRLPVEVAYKRGLFDEEMNEILTDPSDDTKGFFDPNTEENLTYLQLMERCITDPQTGLCLLPLKEKKRERKTSSKSSVRKRRVVIVDPETGKEMSVYEAYRKGLIDHQTYLELSEQECEWEEITISSSDGVVKSMIIDRRSGRQYDIDDAIAKNLIDRSALDQYRAGTLSITEFADMLSGNAGGFRSRSSSVGSSSSYPISPAVSRTQLASWSDPTEETGPVAGILDTETLEKVSITEAMHRNLVDNITGQRLLEAQACTGGIIDPSTGERFPVTDAVNKGLVDKIMVDRINLAQKAFCGFEDPRTKTKMSAAQALKKGWLYYEAGQRFLEVQYLTGGLIEPDTPGRVPLDEALQRGTVDARTAQKLRDVGAYSKYLTCPKTKLKISYKDALDRSMVEEGTGLRLLEAAAQSTKGYYSPYSVSGSGSTAGSRTGSRTGSRAGSRRGSFDATGSGFSMTFSSSSYSSSGYGRRYASGSSASLGGPESAVA